The following coding sequences are from one Mytilus trossulus isolate FHL-02 chromosome 8, PNRI_Mtr1.1.1.hap1, whole genome shotgun sequence window:
- the LOC134727365 gene encoding endoplasmic reticulum chaperone BiP-like, with translation MECDAPMMQIELIITFSIIGFAASKTGSVDTNEVIGIDFGTSFVSVGIFRYGTVEIIPNEYGNRMTPTYALFTETGDCIIGELAYLKTGHNPKTKIYNLKRLLGRTWDDTFVQNLIATVPYDLAYVNNKPYVQVNLGYKTIQFSPEEISAMFLVQMKQLAEQYLHGTIKDAVITVPAYFNDQQRQAVKDASAIAELNVRRLISEPTAAAMATRIHNTEEENMIFVLDLGGGTVDASIIQQYDGLYEAITTVGNTSLGGENFNERVYSQLVNQYIRRTGEKYPYQRIDMQVRRDIERAKRALSSVTETMIEINSIYPGEDFSWKLTREHFNDHCKVVAIFIHA, from the exons atggaatgtgATGCACCt ATGATGCAAATTGAGTTGATTATAACGTTTAGCATAATAGGTTTCGCTGCTTCGAAAACTGGTTCTGTGGATACAAATGAAGTAATTGGAATTGACTTTGGAACCTCTTTTGTAAG tgtAGGAATTTTTCGCTATGGCACAGTTGAAATAATACCAAATGAGTATGGAAATAGAATGACTCCAACATATGCACTATTCACTGAAACAGGTGACTGTATAATAGGAGAACTTGCATACCTGAAAACTGGCCATAAtcctaaaacaaaaatttataatttaaaaagactATTAGGTAGAACTTGGGATGACACTTTCGTTCAAAACTTAATAGCAACAGTTCCATATGATCTTGCTTATGTAAATAACAAACCATATGTTCAAGTGAATCTGGGTtacaaaacaatacaattttCTCCGGAGGAAATAAGCGCGATGTTTCTTGTCCAAATGAAGCAATTAGCAGAACAATACTTACATGGTACCATCAAAGACGCTGTAATAACTGTACCAGCATATTTCAATGATCAACAAAGACAAGCAGTTAAAGATGCTAGTGCTATTGCTGAATTAAATGTTCGAAGACTAATTAGTGAACC AACTGCCGCAGCGATGGCAACCCGTATTCACAacacagaagaagaaaatatgatttttgttttagatcTTGGTGGAGGAACAGTTGATGCATCAATAATACAACAGTATGACGGACTTTACGAAGCCATTACAACAGTGGGAAACACCAGTTTGGGTGGAGAGAACTTTAATGAGAGAGTGTATTCTCAATTGGTTAATCAATATATAAGACGGACTGGGGAAAAATATCCTTACCAAAGAATTGATATGCAAGTACGGCGTGACATCGAAAGAGCCAAAAGAGCGTTATCCTCAGTAACAGAAACCATGATTGAAATCAATTCGATTTATCCAGGTGAAGATTTTTCGTGGAAGTTGACAAGAGAGCATTTTAATGATCATTGCAAAGTAGTTGCCATATTTATCCATGCATAA
- the LOC134681668 gene encoding endoplasmic reticulum chaperone BiP-like, whose protein sequence is MAAIIKRNTPLPHINSTIATTAEDNQPNVEVKVYRGENSLTKDNEFMGKFVLSEIPSLPKGEPQINVTFEIDVDGTLTVKAVDLSPQQGWWSKQGLSQSMVLKDGLNKLSSSEVSQMRKRIRPYIENEKKRKEKLNIIDELERVIYTCHYIVQEKIGWVNDMSSSVSTAEILQQLLDLKKRIQKTANISASRISTPSSNIYLENIDIREELEEHVYTLRYIIQINMDWLEKNQDATWADLLYQKNRFFDFAKETIDELSFTTNLVT, encoded by the coding sequence ATGGCTGCAATCATAAAACGTAACACACCTTTACCACACATTAATAGTACTATAGCCACAACTGCAGAAGACAACCAACCAAATGTCGAAGTAAAAGTATACAGAGGCGAAAACTCACTTACTAAAGACAACGAGTTCATGGGGAAGTTTGTATTGTCCGAAATACCAAGTCTTCCTAAAGGAGAACCTCAAATCAATGTGACATTCGAAATTGATGTTGATGGTACACTTACCGTCAAAGCAGTTGACCTAAGTCCACAACAAGGTTGGTGGTCGAAACAAGGTTTATCGCAAAGTATGGTTCTTAAGGATGgtttaaataaattatcttcATCTGAAGTATCACAGATGAGAAAAAGAATTAGACCCTATATAGAAAACGAAAAGAAGCGCAAAGAGAAATTAAACATCATTGACGAATTAGAAAGAGTTATTTATACATGCCATTATATCGTTCAAGAGAAAATAGGTTGGGTAAATGATATGTCGTCTTCAGTTTCTACTGCAGAAATACTACAACAGCTGTTAGATTTGAAAAAACGTATACAGAAAACAGCAAACATAAGTGCTTCAAGAATCAGTACTCCAAGCAGTaacatatatttagaaaatattgatataagggAGGAACTTGAGGAACACGTTTACACTTTGCGAtatatcatacaaataaatatggACTGGctggaaaaaaatcaagatgCAACTTGGGCAGACCTGCTTTACCAGAAAAATCGTTTTTTCGACTTTGCCAAAGAAACAATTGATGAATTGAGTTTTACAACAAATTTGGTGACATAA